CATTGTCATAAATATCACCAATGCCTAAGATTTCAGGATGCTATATAAAACTTTCGGAATTGCGCCTCGAATCCTCTCCATCACTAAACTTGACTTGCATCAAAGATTTCATCGTTTACTTATTTATTTTAAGCCCCCTTTTACCCACGTATTAACTAAAAAAGTCCATAATGGATGATTTGAACCTACTGTTCTTTTCATGATTCTGTGCCAAGAATAAGCTTGTTTATTTGCCCAGTCATAACCATTTTGTAATTCATCAGGTGACATGCTGGTTGGTTTAAAAACAACACTTCCAGTATTATATAATGACCAGTCATTTGTCAGAAGCCTATTTTGTTGCTTCATTCTTTCGTAAAGGTTTGTTCCGGGATAAGGCGTAAGTATGTGAAAGTTAGGAGAATCAATTTCTGCATCATTAATAAACTCTAAAGTTTCTTCAAAAATTGTTTTCTTATCATTATCAAACCCAAAAATAAATCCTGATTCGATTGCAATTCCATAATCATGAATTTTTTTTATTTGTTCCCTGTATTTTTTAATCCTATTCCCCTTTTTATTGGCTTCCTTTAAGCTCTCTTCAGATACAGACTCTACTCCAACATATAACCCAATACAACCAGACTTGGAAGCCAACTCTAATAATTTGTCATTATCAGCGATGTAGATGGGTGATTGACTTAACCACTTTTTTCCCAATCCAGTCATTCTTTCAAACAACTTTTTCGCATAATTAATGTCACCTATCAAATTATCATCAACAAAGAACAGATAATTTCCTTTTGTTGACATAATA
The DNA window shown above is from Candidatus Woesearchaeota archaeon and carries:
- a CDS encoding B12-binding domain-containing radical SAM protein, which encodes MRVALINPRSEGTKVNSWVKKIGTFYRATFPVLASYTPKDVDLAIYEENVEEVDFRRPVDLVGITVLTSAFKRAKEISAKYRSKGIKVVWGGIHPSVLPEESKLYANSIVRGQGEIAWKELLEDFKRSELKSEYIGNAPSERVLPKRTVLGNKSLFVFESVETSRGCPNRCNYCSVPIINDGKFQRFSIDSVIEDIMSTKGNYLFFVDDNLIGDINYAKKLFERMTGLGKKWLSQSPIYIADNDKLLELASKSGCIGLYVGVESVSEESLKEANKKGNRIKKYREQIKKIHDYGIAIESGFIFGFDNDKKTIFEETLEFINDAEIDSPNFHILTPYPGTNLYERMKQQNRLLTNDWSLYNTGSVVFKPTSMSPDELQNGYDWANKQAYSWHRIMKRTVGSNHPLWTFLVNTWVKGGLK